A window of the Pseudomonadota bacterium genome harbors these coding sequences:
- a CDS encoding 2-oxoacid:ferredoxin oxidoreductase subunit beta: MDEVTRLIHKYLRHDKKFPHVWCPGCGIGIMLGSLIRAIDGCGFTKDETMLVSGIGCTGRLPVYVDFNTLHTTHGRALTFATGIKLAKPELKVIVVMGDGDAVAIGGNHFIHAARRNVDMTAIILNNSVYGMTGGQYSPTTPYGMKTATSVYTNVEQAFNISELAVTAGAAFVGRGTVYHAKLLDSLMENAFLKKGFSVVEVISHCHIQYGRMNGMGSAVEMMTWQKEHAVTVEKAAGMREEELKDKFRIGVLIDRELPVFHEEYEKIRKRAKEII; encoded by the coding sequence ATGGATGAGGTTACCAGGTTGATCCATAAATATCTGAGGCATGATAAGAAGTTTCCCCATGTGTGGTGTCCCGGATGCGGTATCGGCATTATGCTCGGCTCACTTATTCGGGCAATAGACGGATGCGGATTTACCAAAGATGAGACCATGCTTGTTTCCGGTATCGGATGCACCGGGAGACTGCCTGTTTATGTGGATTTTAATACACTTCACACAACCCATGGCCGCGCCCTTACTTTTGCAACAGGTATTAAGCTTGCAAAACCGGAACTTAAGGTCATTGTTGTCATGGGCGATGGCGACGCAGTGGCCATTGGAGGGAACCACTTTATTCATGCTGCCAGGAGAAACGTTGATATGACAGCCATTATACTTAATAACAGCGTTTACGGCATGACAGGCGGTCAATACTCGCCTACAACTCCTTATGGAATGAAAACCGCAACCTCTGTGTATACCAATGTGGAACAGGCTTTTAACATATCCGAGCTTGCCGTGACTGCCGGTGCTGCCTTTGTGGGAAGAGGCACCGTGTATCATGCAAAGCTGCTGGACAGCCTGATGGAAAATGCATTTTTGAAAAAGGGTTTTTCCGTTGTTGAGGTGATTTCCCATTGCCACATTCAGTACGGGAGGATGAACGGAATGGGATCGGCTGTGGAGATGATGACGTGGCAGAAAGAACATGCCGTTACAGTCGAGAAGGCTGCCGGCATGAGAGAAGAGGAATTGAAAGATAAATTCAGGATCGGTGTCCTTATTGACAGGGAGTTGCCGGTTTTTCATGAAGAATATGAGAAGATAAGAAAACGGGCAAAGGAAATAATATAG
- a CDS encoding 2-oxoacid:acceptor oxidoreductase family protein — MGLRYDIRLSGSGGQGLILMGIILAEAAAIYDQKYVSQTQSYGPEARGGSSKAEVVISDEEIDYPKAMKLDLLLAMNQKSCNDYYMDLKPGGILIVDSTFVSQIPVRKAYQIPFTRIAREKLKREQTANIVALGAITKLTSIVTPRAMEQAVLGRVPKGTEQINHDALYAGMAAAIMARKHVMSYIASEQEDEDT; from the coding sequence GTGGGTTTACGGTACGATATACGACTGAGTGGTTCAGGCGGTCAGGGGTTGATATTAATGGGTATTATCCTGGCTGAGGCAGCCGCGATTTATGACCAGAAATATGTTTCACAGACTCAGAGTTACGGGCCGGAGGCGCGTGGAGGCTCAAGCAAGGCAGAGGTTGTGATAAGTGATGAGGAGATTGATTACCCCAAGGCCATGAAACTCGACCTGCTTCTTGCCATGAATCAGAAGTCCTGTAACGATTATTATATGGACCTCAAACCTGGCGGTATACTTATCGTTGATTCTACCTTTGTGAGCCAGATACCGGTGAGAAAAGCATATCAGATCCCCTTTACAAGGATTGCACGTGAAAAACTGAAAAGAGAGCAGACAGCAAATATTGTTGCTCTCGGTGCTATAACAAAGCTGACGAGTATTGTCACACCAAGGGCGATGGAGCAGGCTGTCCTCGGCAGGGTGCCCAAGGGCACGGAACAAATAAATCACGATGCATTATATGCAGGCATGGCAGCGGCAATAATGGCCCGAAAGCATGTTATGTCTTATATTGCAAGCGAGCAGGAAGATGAAGATACATGA
- a CDS encoding MBL fold metallo-hydrolase gives MLFTTTGPVKENFYILGSGTFPIHLLDGAKAVVFDGGVACVGKIYAEAIRSVIGTKEPEILFLTHTHWDHCGSISYLKKAFPSMKIAASKRAAETLKRQRVIELIGKMNEDVRAMVANLPEIDSSRLIDEPFQPFEIDMILKDGQTIELDKNTVIEVLATPGHTMDHLSYYIPGEKVLIAAEASGCLDGMDNIITEFLADYDAYFTSLKRLSSLPVEVLCQGHRIVFVGKDESVSYFARAIKDAVNFKNRVYELLESEAGSIDRVVKQIKAERYDTNTAIKQPETAYLLNLRAQVTHLSHTQKR, from the coding sequence GTGCTTTTCACTACTACCGGCCCTGTAAAAGAAAATTTCTACATTCTGGGTTCCGGCACATTTCCTATCCATCTTCTGGATGGCGCTAAAGCTGTGGTCTTTGACGGCGGAGTTGCCTGCGTTGGAAAGATATATGCCGAAGCAATCAGATCAGTTATCGGTACAAAGGAGCCTGAAATACTCTTTCTTACCCACACACACTGGGATCACTGCGGGTCAATCAGCTATCTGAAAAAAGCATTTCCTTCCATGAAAATAGCAGCTTCTAAAAGGGCAGCGGAGACCTTGAAGCGGCAACGGGTAATAGAACTTATCGGCAAAATGAATGAAGACGTCAGAGCCATGGTTGCCAACCTCCCTGAGATTGATTCTTCCCGTTTGATCGACGAACCGTTTCAGCCTTTTGAAATAGATATGATATTGAAAGACGGACAGACTATAGAGTTGGATAAAAATACAGTTATTGAAGTGCTTGCAACTCCGGGTCACACAATGGACCACTTGAGTTACTACATCCCGGGAGAGAAAGTGTTGATAGCTGCGGAAGCATCAGGCTGTCTGGATGGTATGGACAATATTATTACAGAGTTTCTCGCCGACTACGATGCCTATTTTACTTCCCTTAAACGGCTCTCATCCCTACCCGTTGAAGTCCTCTGCCAGGGACACCGTATAGTGTTTGTGGGAAAGGACGAGTCTGTTTCTTATTTTGCCCGCGCCATTAAAGATGCAGTTAATTTCAAAAACAGGGTGTACGAGCTTCTCGAAAGTGAAGCAGGCTCAATAGACCGTGTGGTCAAACAAATTAAAGCTGAAAGATATGATACCAATACAGCAATAAAACAACCCGAAACCGCCTATCTTCTCAACTTGAGGGCACAGGTAACCCACCTGTCCCACACACAGAAGCGTTAA
- a CDS encoding 2-oxoacid:acceptor oxidoreductase subunit alpha, whose protein sequence is MNIKRVRSLKKKEKRDLLLQGNEAIVEGALRAGCRFFAGYPITPATEISELLSVKLPRVDGTFIQMEDEIASMGAIIGASLAGVKSMTATSGPGFSLMQENIGFAAIAEVPCVIVDAMRGGPSTGLPTSPSQSDVMQSRWGTHGDHPIIVLCPSTVKECYEITIKAFNMSERFRTPVILLVDEVVAHMREKITLPDDEDIEIFNRVRPTVPPEWYIPYEDTPGGVPAMADFGEGYRHHVTGLTHDVRGFPTERPEEIDPFIRRLFRKISQHYQAIHLGEFYQADDAEIMIIAYGSVARSARRAVKDARQQGIRIGLLKMNTLWPFMRTAVEKALQTSKTIIVPEMNMGQVSREVKRVNKGDVKVFTINKVDGTIITPDEILDKVKEVG, encoded by the coding sequence ATGAACATAAAACGGGTGAGGAGTCTGAAGAAAAAAGAGAAAAGGGATCTGCTGCTCCAGGGCAATGAGGCGATTGTCGAAGGTGCGCTTCGAGCCGGGTGCCGTTTTTTCGCAGGATATCCAATAACTCCGGCTACAGAAATTTCCGAACTTTTGTCTGTAAAGCTGCCCAGGGTTGACGGCACATTTATACAGATGGAAGACGAGATTGCCAGTATGGGTGCAATAATAGGCGCTTCTCTGGCTGGTGTAAAATCCATGACGGCAACAAGCGGCCCAGGTTTTTCCCTTATGCAGGAAAATATAGGATTTGCAGCTATTGCCGAGGTCCCCTGTGTTATTGTGGACGCCATGCGTGGAGGACCAAGCACCGGGCTTCCAACATCTCCATCTCAGAGCGATGTAATGCAGTCCCGTTGGGGCACTCACGGCGACCATCCGATCATCGTGCTCTGCCCGTCAACGGTGAAAGAATGCTATGAGATTACCATCAAGGCCTTCAATATGTCGGAGAGATTCAGGACCCCTGTCATTCTCCTCGTTGATGAAGTTGTGGCACATATGAGGGAAAAGATTACACTCCCGGACGATGAGGATATAGAGATATTCAACCGTGTGAGGCCCACAGTCCCGCCGGAGTGGTATATCCCTTATGAGGATACGCCGGGCGGTGTTCCTGCAATGGCCGATTTCGGCGAAGGCTACCGGCATCACGTTACCGGACTTACCCATGATGTACGGGGATTTCCTACAGAAAGACCTGAAGAGATAGACCCCTTTATTCGCCGATTGTTCAGGAAGATAAGCCAGCACTATCAGGCTATCCATCTTGGAGAATTTTATCAGGCGGATGACGCTGAAATTATGATTATCGCCTACGGATCTGTGGCGAGGTCTGCCAGGAGGGCAGTGAAAGATGCAAGGCAGCAGGGGATCAGGATCGGTCTTTTGAAAATGAACACATTATGGCCTTTTATGAGGACAGCGGTTGAAAAGGCACTCCAGACCTCTAAGACGATCATTGTCCCGGAGATGAATATGGGGCAGGTTTCGAGGGAGGTTAAGAGGGTCAATAAAGGCGATGTAAAGGTCTTCACAATTAATAAAGTGGACGGGACAATCATTACGCCTGATGAAATATTGGACAAGGTCAAGGAAGTGGGCTGA
- a CDS encoding pyrimidine/purine nucleoside phosphorylase, with amino-acid sequence MMDFENVTIVKKANIYFDGKVTSRTIIFPDGSRKTLGIMFPGDYEFGTAEKEIMEILAGNLDVMLPGAAGWVTVKEGEVFEVPAQSKFSLKVRNLTDYCCSYVK; translated from the coding sequence GTGATGGATTTCGAGAATGTAACAATAGTCAAAAAAGCAAATATTTATTTTGACGGCAAGGTTACCAGCCGTACAATAATTTTTCCGGATGGTTCCAGAAAAACACTGGGCATCATGTTCCCCGGAGATTACGAATTTGGTACAGCAGAAAAGGAGATTATGGAGATTCTTGCCGGTAATCTCGATGTTATGCTGCCCGGCGCTGCAGGATGGGTAACAGTTAAAGAAGGAGAAGTCTTTGAAGTGCCGGCTCAATCCAAATTCAGTCTAAAAGTTAGAAACCTTACGGACTATTGCTGTTCCTACGTTAAATGA
- a CDS encoding Ldh family oxidoreductase has translation MKISIKELEELTHKAVKKYGYNDEEVQVIADVMLYAQLRDNNQGIVKLIDKGIPKDPNAREIVIEKETPISARINGNKNHAMLVVGRAVEIVKEKAKKSGFAIAGTFNTNTSSGAIGYYASRLAAEGLIGFAFSRSPQRVAVYGSYEPVFGTNPLAIAIPGEKDPIVLDMSTAATSYFGLVEAQTAGRSIPADFAYDNQGNPTTDPQKAIAGAIRSFDRSYKGSGLALIGEILAGPLVGAAFCGIGDSKGNWGHLIFAIDPELLTERDKLSSNVSEIISKVKSTKKLPGVDEIFMPGERESHLARQRQESGLIEVEDNLLAELRKVVDGA, from the coding sequence ATGAAAATATCGATTAAAGAACTTGAGGAACTGACACACAAGGCAGTGAAGAAATACGGCTACAACGACGAAGAAGTTCAGGTCATCGCTGATGTAATGCTCTATGCTCAACTGCGGGACAACAATCAGGGAATAGTGAAACTCATCGACAAGGGTATTCCCAAAGATCCGAATGCCAGGGAAATCGTAATCGAAAAGGAAACCCCGATTTCTGCACGGATCAACGGCAACAAAAACCACGCCATGCTGGTTGTCGGGAGGGCAGTAGAAATAGTGAAAGAGAAGGCGAAGAAAAGCGGGTTCGCTATTGCCGGGACATTCAACACAAACACATCATCCGGAGCCATAGGTTATTATGCTTCCCGTTTGGCAGCGGAAGGGCTGATCGGTTTTGCTTTCAGCCGTTCACCACAGAGAGTTGCAGTTTACGGATCGTACGAGCCTGTATTCGGAACCAATCCTTTGGCCATAGCTATCCCCGGTGAGAAGGACCCCATTGTGCTCGATATGTCCACAGCCGCGACTTCATATTTTGGACTGGTAGAAGCCCAGACGGCAGGCAGAAGCATCCCGGCTGATTTTGCCTATGATAACCAGGGTAATCCGACGACTGATCCGCAAAAGGCGATTGCGGGCGCTATTCGTTCCTTCGACAGGAGCTATAAAGGATCAGGTCTTGCTCTGATCGGCGAGATATTGGCAGGGCCGCTGGTTGGCGCCGCCTTCTGTGGAATCGGCGACAGCAAGGGCAACTGGGGACATTTGATTTTTGCCATTGATCCGGAACTCTTAACGGAACGAGACAAGCTTTCAAGTAATGTTTCGGAGATTATCAGTAAGGTTAAATCCACGAAGAAACTCCCCGGAGTGGACGAGATATTCATGCCGGGAGAAAGAGAAAGTCATCTGGCCAGACAGCGTCAGGAATCCGGCCTGATTGAAGTAGAGGATAACCTGCTTGCCGAACTGCGCAAAGTGGTTGACGGGGCATGA
- a CDS encoding 4Fe-4S binding protein, producing MTDVRKDKEPPDIDIYKAWCKACGICAAFCPTGVLARDEAGYPYVKNAEKCINCGLCEIRCPDFAITVNKKTNEHKTGEESEEKREKGSAAPGQ from the coding sequence ATGACAGATGTCAGAAAAGATAAAGAACCCCCTGATATAGACATATATAAAGCATGGTGCAAGGCCTGCGGCATATGTGCTGCTTTCTGCCCGACAGGGGTGCTGGCAAGGGATGAGGCAGGATATCCCTATGTAAAGAATGCTGAAAAGTGTATTAACTGCGGGTTGTGTGAGATACGGTGTCCTGATTTTGCAATTACGGTAAATAAAAAGACTAATGAACATAAAACGGGTGAGGAGTCTGAAGAAAAAAGAGAAAAGGGATCTGCTGCTCCAGGGCAATGA